The genomic interval GGTGTGCTGAAATCTTTAATGCACTTAAAGATGGCTCAGATGGCTCTATGGTAGCCAGGCTTTGAGTGTCCTCAAGTGTTTATTTATCCCGGTGTACTGAACAAAGAATATTAACTAAAATGTTACTATGTGGGAAAGATAGAGAAACATCGCACTAGAATACAAACTACTtgagaacaagagagaaagctGAATTTACTGCTTACAGCATGTGTGTCTGGGAACATATTTAAAAAAGTAGAGAAATGCTGGAGTGGCCAGCAGTCATATTTGGAAGAGTTCAGTTGGACACTTTACTCATGCCAAGTGGCAAGATCTAACTGACCTTTTGCATATGCTAACTGACCTCTCTCTGTACGAagtattttaccatctgagcttcctactgggcttccctggtggctcaagtggtaaagaatccgcctgcaatgtgggagacctgggttccatccctgcattgggaagatcccctgaggaaatgaacggctacccactccagtattctggcctggagaattccatggactgtatagtccacgggtcacaaagagtcggacacgactgagtggctttcactttcactgactaATGATGTTTACATATTAGAGAGATTTGCAAATTCGGGAATGCCTTTCTTCAACAAAAATCTCCAAGACCAGTTTTATGTTTGATCTGTCTTAGCCAAACATTAGATTCTTGATCTCATTCTTTTCCAgctctgtttatttgtttttactaaATAGCTTCTACAGATCAAGCACGAAACCAAGTACTTTGCATGTTATTTttcaatgtaaaatattttatacaaagtatTTTGTAAATACCATAATACATATGTaccttttatgaaaatattttaaaaatttcagctcaaactggaaaaaaaaaacaacctagagAATCACTTGAATTGGTTGGTCACTCAGAAGATTATGTTATTGGAGTAAAAATTCACAGCCACTTTAGGTTTAAATCagctcttctgtttctttctatgATGGTATCTGAGTGAGGGACTCACTGGACTTTGTAACATTGAGAAAAAGGTATTTGGCCAACGATCTTGATCAGTGCCTTTGGACTGCTGGCCTCATTTCTAGATGTTCTGTGGCTACTGGCACTTGTGGTTCATGAACTTACAGCCTATTCTCTCTGAACTTGGATAGGGTTCATTCTCAGGTATCATTAGAACAGCAGAACTCAGTGAGTTTCTGTCGTGTCTTCATCTGTTCTTAGACTGTTGATTTATACCTCACCCAAGGGAAGCCTTTGCTGTGGCTTACCCCTGTGATAGTAAGCTTGTTGGCAAGCCTAATCTGAGTGTTCATGTCACTTGTGGACCCATGGAGATCTGGAATGAAAGCTGTATCTTCTCTCTGCCTGACCACATCATTTCATCCTGATAATAAAGCTAAGGTGACCCTGTGTTGGCAGGAAGCTGCCTGGAAAAGAACTGTTGTCCCAGAATCTCAACAAAAGATGTGGCAAATATACTTGTCTTCCTTTGTTGGTATCCTCAACCTACATAATGTACCTCCTCCCCACTCAAAAACCAAAGAGGCACATGTATTACTGTCTTGCTTCCACTcctgcttttgcttttttccacCACAAACCAAGCAGCAAATGATGGTCTTATCAGGTTGAAAGTATGGCAGGGGGATCTGAGGGAGATATTAGCAGCAGTTATTTTGAGGAATGGCATAGGTAGACAAGAACTGATAAGCTGAAACCAGTCCTATAAACATTTATGCTGAACTTCTCATTTTCAGAATAAAATCTTCTTCTGATTTCAATGATTTTGgtacaaaagaaaatgaatccaTCAGAAATGATCAACTAAATGAGTATTCAGTAAGACAGAAAAGTCTGCTCCCATTGTGCTTTGAGGATGAACTGATAAAGCCAGATGCCAAGATAATCGATGCTAGTCTGATAAAGACAGTAGCTTCTCACCCGgtaataaaaacatctatttatacTACTGTTcagtaaaattatgttttattactACTTGTAGGCATATCGTATCCTAGTGACCAGAATCTTTGATAAATTCTTCTTACCTCTTGGCTTCATATTCTGAAGTGACAACAACGTGGattcttaatattctttttagAACCCCCATTCCAAACCAGGGGATTCCTTGGCACCAGCTgaaaaatttgtgtttttcttttatgaaggATTTATCAAATTTTCTtgattataaaagaaatataaaataaagatggtgtttttttaaatgacttgatTGATTGTGTTTCACTTTTCTATCAGTCTATTCTATTTCAACCAGAAGAAGCATTTGTTAAAGGTGATTTGGTAGCTCAGAGTCTCTAGGAATGCTGGACAGACAATATGGCTGGAAAGCCATCCAATCAGGACTCACCCTGGTACAGCCGCAGCTTGCTCTACTGGGGCCCATGCTCTTGTCACAGACAAAAGAAGTTTACAATTCTGATGCTGGGCAATAAACACTGCTTCTAAGACCTTTGCCCACTGCTGCCTTTCAGCTAGCTATATCTACCACCAGCCTCTCTAGAATAGTTTTCGCAATGCCTGCTTTTCACAGTGCTTGCTTTTTCTGAACTAAAGACTGTCTTAAGTGTATCCAAGTGGCAGAGCCTAGGCCACATGCCTATGCCCTAACCTTAAGGGAAGATGATAAAGTGAGTTTTTGCCTCTACCTAAGggtacattgggcttccctggtggctcagtggtaaagaatctgcctgcaatacaggagatgagagtttgatccctgggtcgggaagatcccctggagaaagaaatggcaacccactccaatattcttggaatattggaaatcccatggacagaggaacctggcggattgcagtccttggggtcgcaaagtcagacagacttagggactgaacatgTTTGCAAGGGTACATTCCCTAAGGTACTGGACAGACCAAAAATTTGACAAACCTCTATTACTTTGGCTAAATAGGTAACATTGGCATCACTGGTGGATTAAAAAACTAGATCTTTTGTCATTTTTTCAGTAATCATAAGCATTAATATGCCTTTCACACTAAGGTCATTAATACACAATTAGATGATCATCAATTTCTTACTTTGTTAActatatttctaaaagaaaagtaACAATCATTGACTTAAAGTTTATAAACTAAATACTGGTAATATTTATATTTGATGAGTAATCTGtggatttaatcttttttttccttataatggAAATGTGTAAGAGAGTTCAGTGAGTAGATCTTACATAGAGATTTTGCTACTATTGTGATAAAaaatactctatttttttttttttttaaatactctatTTTTAAGTCAATCTACTACTTTGGCTCTTTTATTTCACAGATATAATATATTGAGCACTTTTTATTGTGCTAAATTGTGCTATGTGTTGGGATACAATAATGAATGTAAGtctcttaaagaaaaattttacacTTTCTGAATTTATTAGGCTATTCAGACTTTATAATTTTAGCTTGTAATCAGTTATGTAATCAGTTTCTTTTGATCTTTACTCAATCTATTGTTTGGTATGCTGCTTACTTCTGGACATGGAAACCTAAGAGATGCCAGGACAGTGTTCCATGCTACCAAATATCATGTTTCCCAGTGACAGCGCCAAACATTTCTTTACATCTCACGCTATTTCAAAAAGAATTTTAGGAGGCCAGAAGTTCAGATTTTACCCCTAACATTGCAACAGAGTACTAAGAGAACGAAGTGTATAACATACAAGGACATCTTTTTGTTATGTTTAAATACTATTACTGCTTATATTAAAAACTTCTATGTAATTACTTTTAGaatattttgccattttattttatgttttaaaaactacTTAGCCTTCTTGCCTCAATAGACAGATAACAGACTCTTTTCTTTAATCCACAGGGGAAAAATGATACAAACCCCATAATTTTCCATGAGGCTGAATATGTACAAATGTTACTTTTGACAAAAAATAGGCTTCCTCCCCATTCTATGGAAAATGGAAATGGTTGCCCATATGAAAGATCAAATgtttttttagaaagaaattgTGAAATGCTTAAATCTGTATCTAGAGATCAATATGTTACTCCTTCCAAAACCCAAAGAACTCTGCCTACAATACAGAAGAAAGATATACCAGCAATATCTTTTGAAGTCAGCCATAGGACTGTAGATGATAAACTAAGGAAGAAAACTAGGAAGCAGACATTTGAAAACATATCTTGGGATAAACTCTATAATTTTTCACAGACATtttccagcttaaaaaaaaaatttgtgtgttTCCTTGATAAAACTGTTATTCAAGAAATGAGTGCTAAAactggaaaatttgaaaaaatgttttctacagTAAAACCAGTGAGCAAATTCAGTGCCTCACCTGTCAAATATTACTCAAAGCCTTCAAGAAGTATACTCAAAgtccataaaataaataatgtaacacCATTGGATGATTTGTTAAACTTGTCAAGTGAAAAATAAGCACCTCATAAAGTATTGTTTATTCAGCATTTGGGGGGTAACAAGAAGCAAATAACGAAGTTAGAAGATCATAGAAGAAATTCTTGTCTAAATGGTAATATTCTAGTGGGTGGTAGAAGAGAACAAAGAATAGAAGTTGAAATTACAAACCAACAGTGATATAATATTTTTAGTAAATAGGAGGATAAAATTAGGAAACAATGGTCACCAAGAGGAACTAGTTCAGAAACTTCTCTTATCTCAGTTTGATTCCTCAGTCGTCAGCATTCCTACAGTTAAATATGATTCAGGACCAAGAATGGTGTAGACTGACTCTGGATATCTGCTATTGGAAGCCAAATAACATCAAAACTTTGTTCCATAACTAGATATCAAATAAAACAATACGACATTAATTTGATAGACGTGGAATTAATTGTATAAAAGCACTTTGGATAATTGATGGAAACTATTACAATATTACATTAGcaattcatgaaattaaaaggctttgcaaaatttcaaatatctttttgttAGTCAATGTTGAAACTTCTTTACTATAGAATGCCTCTATCAAGTGTGACTTTGACTTTTTTCTGAATTGTTAAACAATTTAAAAGCACAACTGATCCTTAGTAAGTAAATAATTTTGGTAGTAAATCCTGTAAaagattgaaaattttaaatcagttgCTATTCTACTTATTCATTAACTTCTCATTAACTCAAACAGTAAAAAAGCAGAACTAAGAAACAAGTTGCATTTCAGGAGTTCATTGGTAATCTACTTGTTTaaggacttttcttttttaaagtctaaaCTGTTAGTACTTGAGGAGAAGTAGGTTAATTTAGAAGCATTTCAGTTAAAGGAAGGTTTTGGAGGTCTTTGGGAAACTTTCAAGAGTAAGGAAGTGAACTTGTTCAGGTGTCTCTCTTTCCACCGACTGGAGGTTTTCTTTATCGTGTGTCATCAATGCTACTCTTGGGCGTCTCTGCATGAGTAGAAGCAGATTTTGGCTCTCAAATAGGATGAcaaggagagaaaatgaagatGACGGAAAGAGAATGTTAACTGGAGACTCTGTAAATGAGAGAAGAACCAGAGAAAAAGGACTCAAGATAAGGTGGTGGGTTCAGTTATGTAGGGAGTAATAGAGCGGGAACACACAAATTTTCCTGGCTAATTACCTTTCTTTTGGTTACGTGGAGAGGAGAAGCAGCAACAGCTGCAGCTCAAAGTCATGAAGTCATCTTTTCAGAAAACAGGGATCGACCTTGCTCTCTTTGGTCTCCACCGCATGACCATATTCCCTGCAGTAATCCCAACGGCTTACTGCAAAGCAACAGAGTTTCCCTAATTACCCTGCGGTCTCGGAAGAGAAAacacagactcttaaccactaacagtaaaaatgacaagaaatagaagatatacCTAGTAATAGCACAAGTGATGATGGTCGGGTTTCCTGATACTCAGTATAAGAGAAACAGGTGTAGACCCTGAATCTGGGCAGTTATGAGTCAACTTGGGCAAATAATGTCAACTATCTGAGTCTCACTTTTCTATATTCCTGCCTTAAAATGAGGACAACAATACCTTGTTTTACAGTATGATTATTTTaaagattgggcttcccttgtggctcggctggtaaagaatctgcctgcaatgcgagacctgggtctgatcactgggttgggaagatcccctggagaagagaaaggctatccgctccagcattctggcctggagatttccatgaattgtatagtccacgggatcacaaagagtcagacacaactaaatgactttcactttcgttttaaagattaaataaacaaTGTGGAGTCTCTTGAGTATGGTAAGGATTTATTTAAAATTCCCCTTTTATTCCCATCCTTTCTCCTGTTCTTAACgtaagtgtgtgtgttagtcactcagttgtgcctgaatctttgtgaccccgtgtaccatagcccaccaggctcctctatccttggaattttccaggcaagaatactggagtggcttgccattcccttctccagcggatcttcccaacccagggatcaaaccctggtctcctgtgttgcaggcagattcttgaccatctgagccaccagggaagcccatcctttcCCCTGCTCTTAATGTAAGTGTAACTTCTTAAAAGATGTTCCCAAAGGTCTCTTACTACAACCTTTTCTAAATTAGAGGCTAAACCTAACTACAGTCAGTCTTCAGACTTTAGCCCAAAGTAAACTTAAATTAGAACTGAGGATTTTGTATGTTATTTTTGGAAGTTTCTGCTGCAGCATGTGAGTTTTATTCTTTAGAAGGGCactaactcaatttaaaaattccaTCTCACTGAGGATTGGCCATTGAAATAGCTGGACAGCTGGGAGCAGTGGGTTGTGGGAAGATGGTGACATAAGCTCACCACCTTTCTCTTCTACTCTCAGCTTTAATCTATTATCTCCTTAGCCAAACAGATGCTAGGATCTGCAAAAAGTGGGGTGCAAGTTCAGACAAGGTTTCTGTTCTAATGCTGAGATCTGAATATGGCTCTGGAGACCAGTCTCTGAGTTAGAAGGCAATAATGGAAATTGTGCTGTGTCTAGGGACTAGCTGGCAGTTGGAATCTGTAGATTACCCCTGGGAAAGATTGTCTCTGGTTCTCTCTAAGTGTTCCTGGTCTCGTTGGTCCCCAGGAGACTAAGAAGAAAACACTAAACCTATGAAAAAACCTGGAACTCAgagaatttttcctttaaatgccTCAGCAGAGGATTATATTCTGCTTGCTTTTATAGAACCAAtccataatgaaaaggactttACCTTCTACCATTTACACAGCTGTGGTCACTAAATACTGCCATAAACAGACCTAAGCTTCTCTGAGCCATATGAGAAAAATAGCAACCCATCTAAAGAGTCACAGCAAGCAAATGGTGGCCATCCAGGCAGGACATAACAGGGGAAAGGGCGTGAGAACTGACAGAGGTTTCACCTAGGGATGGGGAGGAATAAGCAAACGTAGTAATTTTGTAGGATTAGCAGtgagaaaaaatttgaaaaaaaaagttttttcctgTTTACTCATCCTGCCAAGTCCAGCTCATTTAGCAATCAGCTATAAAATAAGTAGAACAGATAAAGATTCTGGAGTAGACAGGgataatttgatttaaaaaaataataaaaagcactTAAGTAGATTCAagtatatcacacacacacaaaatactggTTGTATGTATGACTCTCAATCACAATCTGAACTGATAGAATAGGTAAGTATTAATTGagtagaaaatataagaaagctTCCAAAATAAGGGGAAAtgcaatttataaaatataataaaaatgaaaaagaacaaacatgatataaaaacataaaatattggtATCAAATATCTGTCAGACTATATTTGAATTGcttgaattttccttttatttttaaaaaatttactcatttatttttggctatgctagttgcagtgagcaggggctgctcttcattgagGTGTGAAGCCTTCATGGCggttggcttcttttgttgtggagcccTAACTCTGGGCACTCAGGTTTCTGTAGTTGCTGTGTgtcggctcagtagttgtggcacatgggcttagttgctctgaagtACGtgcaatcttcccagaccagggatcatgtcccttgcattagcagacagattcttatccactgtaccaccagggaaatgcctgaattttccctttaaaaaacagagactctcagactgagtttaaaaaaataacaattatacAATCAGCTTTATGTATACATGGGTTCTACATCTGTGAATTCAACCAAACACAGATAGAaagtcttatttaaaaaaaaattctgaaaagttccaaaaatcaaaacttgaatttgcctaGCATCAGCAGCTATTTACATTAtcatttacattatatttataaatatttacatagcatttacattgtattaggtattgttaagtaatctagagatgatttaatgtGTATGGGAGGATGTACATAGGTTTTACACAAATACTAccccattttatataaggaagtTGAGCATCCATAGGTTTTGGTATCTGTGggaggtcctggaaccaatccctttGACACAAAGGGATAAATATATTCTGTTTATAAGAAATATAGTTAAAGCAATAAAAAGAAGCTTGAAAATAAAGGAATGGAGACAGAGATACCAGATTAATGAAACAAAGAGAAACTGCAGTGGCATTATTAATATCACATGTTAAAATTTAAGATTAGAAACAATAAATGTGACAAAGAAGGACCTTACACTTTATGTAATAATAGAAACACTCTATCTGTAAAAGATATAACAGCATCTTTGGTGCACTATATATGTACCAAACAACAAAACAGCTAGTTATATAAAACAAAAGCTATTAGAAATCTCAGgagaatgtaataaaaataaaattattgtggAAGGCATAAATTCCCTTCTTTAAGAGTTAAAACGGGTAACACAAAAAAAGTATGGATACAGAGTAATTATATAAtgcaattaataaaattaatgtaaTGAATATAGACtctggtttctttgtttttctgaaacagagaaaataaatttttgagcTTGTACATAGAAAATGAATTATGTGCAGGCCTACACAGaaacacttgtttttttttttctttttaatgaatatagagaacttaaaaaaaaaactcaataaaaagcAATCAAAATGAAACAGAACCCAAATATATTAGCTGcttaaaaataaaggataaagaagaaaacaaaattcaaactacaaagtaaaaagtaatgaaaaagaagCCAC from Dama dama isolate Ldn47 chromosome 20, ASM3311817v1, whole genome shotgun sequence carries:
- the C20H1orf141 gene encoding uncharacterized protein C1orf141 homolog, whose translation is MAERVLEKLDILDEQAKTLLATRAKKNYLQSQVKRKISVIPLTFDFQLELEKDIATSMSKTNSKITTDRSYGTKKPKRSVSFKNMPEPKKSDFQNSNLRPPFLPTNIKTQEIKSIEPVEEYLKSRSIRSFHYLKDIPETEYAKPFQELYSQHRPQCRRTSGSTVFSSVPSNQSNAYKKEDSIYSTKENESIRNDQLNEYSVRQKSLLPLCFEDELIKPDAKIIDASLIKTVASHPGKNDTNPIIFHEAEYVQMLLLTKNRLPPHSMENGNGCPYERSNVFLERNCEMLKSVSRDQYVTPSKTQRTLPTIQKKDIPAISFEVSHRTVDDKLRKKTRKQTFENISWDKLYNFSQTFSSLKKKFVCFLDKTVIQEMSAKTGKFEKMFSTVKPVSKFSASPVKYYSKPSRSILKVHKINNVTPLDDLLNLSSEK